A genomic window from Bubalus bubalis isolate 160015118507 breed Murrah chromosome 11, NDDB_SH_1, whole genome shotgun sequence includes:
- the DUOXA2 gene encoding dual oxidase maturation factor 2: MTLWDGVLPFYPQPRHAAGLSVPLLIVILVFLVLAASFLLILPGIRGHSRWFWLVRVLLSLFIGAEIVAAHFSAEWSVGSVSTKTSYKAFSVERVRAHVGLHVGLEGVNITLTGTPVKQLNETIDYNEQFIWRMGQNYAGAYAEALEKGLPYPVLYLAEKFTPSSPCGVYRQYRLAGHYASATLWVAFCFWLLSNMLLSMPVPHYGGLTLLITGAFALFSVFAFASISSVPLCQLRLGSSELTTHYGAAFWITLATGVLCLLLGAAVLSLHYARPSALRLFLEGSVNDLESPAKGSSPLILSNPLHKQFRTSDLTISTNL; this comes from the exons ATGACTCTGTGGGATGGTGTGCTGCCCTTCTACCCTCAGCCCCGGCATGCCGCCGGCCTCAGTGTCCCGCTACTCATCGTCATTCTCGTGTTCTTGGTCTTGGCCGCCAGCTTCCTGCTCATCTTACCTGGGATTCGTGGCCACTCG CGATGGTTCTGGTTGGTGAGAGTTCTTCTCAGCCTGTTCATAGGAGCAGAAATTGTGG CGGCGCACTTCAGCGCAGAATGGTCAGTCGGCAGCGTTAGCACCAAAACATCCTACAAGGCCTTCAGCGTGGAACGCGTCCGAGCCCACGTCGGTCTGCATGTGGGCCTGGAGGGCGTTAATATCACACTCACAG GGACCCCAGTGAAGCAGCTGAACGAGACCATCGACTACAACGAGCAGTTCATTTGGCGGATGGGCCAAAACTATGCAGGGGCGTACGCggaggccctggagaaggggctgcCGTACCCGGTTCTCTATCTGGCGGAGAAGTTCACTCCGAGTAGCCCCTGTGGGGTTTACCGCCAATACCGCCTGGCGGGACACTACGCCTCGGCCACTCTATG GGTGGCCTTCTGCTTCTGGCTCCTCTCCAACATGCTGCTCTCCATGCCGGTTCCGCACTACGGAGGCCTGACTCTCCTTATCACCGGCGCCTTCGCGCTCTTCTCGGTGTTCGCCTTCGCCTCTATCTCCAGCGTGCCTCTCTGCCAGCTCCGCCTCGGCTCCTCCGAGCTCACCACTCACTATGGCGCAGCCTTTTGGATCACGCTGGCCACTG GCGTCCTGTGCCTCCTCCTCGGAGCCGCGGTGTTGAGTCTGCACTACGCTCGGCCCAGCGCTCTTCGCCTCTTCTTGGAAGGAAGTGTCAACGACCTCGAAAGTCCGGCGAAGGGGAGCTCGCCTCTCATCCTCAGCAACCCACTGCATAAGCAGTTCAGGACCTCGGACTTAACCATCAGTACTAACCTGTGA
- the DUOXA1 gene encoding dual oxidase maturation factor 1 isoform X2, which produces MAAFGHTFPFYAGPKPTFPMDTTLAVIVAIFLTSLVTFIIILPGIRGKMRLFWMLRVVTSLFIGAVILGTPVQQLNETIDYNEEFTWRLGENYAEEYANALEKGLPDPVLYLAEKFTPHSPCGLHGQYRLAGHYTSAMLWVAFLCWLLANVMLSMPVLVYGGHMLLATGLFQLLGLLFFSTATSLTPPCPLRLGAATLHTHRGPAYWITLTTGLLCVLLGLAMVVAHRIQPHRLKAFFSQSVGEDPVLELNPEEGGLLSPRYRSITESPEPQDIPLSEASSEDPCEEPDCAL; this is translated from the exons ATGGCTGCTTTTGGACACACATTCCCCTTCTATGCTGGGCCCAAGCCGACCTTCCCAATGGACACCACACTGGCCGTCATCGTCGccatctttctgacttcattggTCACCTTCATCATCATTCTGCCAGGCATTCGGGGCAAGATg AGACTGTTCTGGATGCTGCGGGTAGTGACCAGCTTATTCATTGGAGCTGTGATCCTCG GGACCCCAGTGCAGCAGCTGAATGAGACCATTGATTACAATGAGGAGTTCACCTGGCGCCTGGGGGAGAACTACGCTGAGGAGTATGCCAACGCACTGGAGAAGGGGCTGCCAGACCCCGTGCTCTACCTGGCTGAGAAGTTCACCCCACACAGCCCCTGTGGCCTGCATGGCCAGTACCGCCTAGCGGGACACTACACCTCGGCTATGCTGTG GGTGGCATTCCTCTGCTGGCTGCTGGCCAACGTGATGCTGTCCATGCCTGTGCTGGTCTACGGTGGCCACATGCTGCTGGCCACAGGTCTCTTCCAGCTGTTGGGACTGCTCTTCTTCTCCACGGCCACATCCCTCACCCCGCCCTGTCCCTTGCGCCTGGGTGCTGCCACGCTGCACACTCACCGTGGGCCTGCCTACTGGATCACGTTGACCACAG GACTGCTGTGTGTGCTGCTGGGTCTGGCCATGGTGGTGGCTCACAGGATACAGCCCCACAGGCTGAAGGCTTTCTTCAGCCAGAGTGTGGGGGAGGACCCTGTGCTGGAGTTGAATCCTGAGGAAGGGGGACTCCTGAGCCCTCGCTACCGGTCCATCACTGAGAGTCCCGAGCCCCAGGACATCCCTCTGTCAGAGGCTTCCTCCGAGGACCCCTGCGAGGAGCCTGACTGTGCCCTGTAA
- the DUOXA1 gene encoding dual oxidase maturation factor 1 isoform X1 translates to MAAFGHTFPFYAGPKPTFPMDTTLAVIVAIFLTSLVTFIIILPGIRGKMRLFWMLRVVTSLFIGAVILAVNFSSEWSVGQVSTNTSYKAFSSQWISANVGLQIGLGGVNITLTGTPVQQLNETIDYNEEFTWRLGENYAEEYANALEKGLPDPVLYLAEKFTPHSPCGLHGQYRLAGHYTSAMLWVAFLCWLLANVMLSMPVLVYGGHMLLATGLFQLLGLLFFSTATSLTPPCPLRLGAATLHTHRGPAYWITLTTGLLCVLLGLAMVVAHRIQPHRLKAFFSQSVGEDPVLELNPEEGGLLSPRYRSITESPEPQDIPLSEASSEDPCEEPDCAL, encoded by the exons ATGGCTGCTTTTGGACACACATTCCCCTTCTATGCTGGGCCCAAGCCGACCTTCCCAATGGACACCACACTGGCCGTCATCGTCGccatctttctgacttcattggTCACCTTCATCATCATTCTGCCAGGCATTCGGGGCAAGATg AGACTGTTCTGGATGCTGCGGGTAGTGACCAGCTTATTCATTGGAGCTGTGATCCTCG CTGTGAATTTCAGTTCTGAGTGGTCTGTGGGCCAGGTGAGCACCAACACGTCCTACAAGGCCTTCAGTTCCCAGTGGATCAGTGCCAACGTTGGGCTGCAGATTGGGCTGGGAGGCGTCAACATCACGCTCACAG GGACCCCAGTGCAGCAGCTGAATGAGACCATTGATTACAATGAGGAGTTCACCTGGCGCCTGGGGGAGAACTACGCTGAGGAGTATGCCAACGCACTGGAGAAGGGGCTGCCAGACCCCGTGCTCTACCTGGCTGAGAAGTTCACCCCACACAGCCCCTGTGGCCTGCATGGCCAGTACCGCCTAGCGGGACACTACACCTCGGCTATGCTGTG GGTGGCATTCCTCTGCTGGCTGCTGGCCAACGTGATGCTGTCCATGCCTGTGCTGGTCTACGGTGGCCACATGCTGCTGGCCACAGGTCTCTTCCAGCTGTTGGGACTGCTCTTCTTCTCCACGGCCACATCCCTCACCCCGCCCTGTCCCTTGCGCCTGGGTGCTGCCACGCTGCACACTCACCGTGGGCCTGCCTACTGGATCACGTTGACCACAG GACTGCTGTGTGTGCTGCTGGGTCTGGCCATGGTGGTGGCTCACAGGATACAGCCCCACAGGCTGAAGGCTTTCTTCAGCCAGAGTGTGGGGGAGGACCCTGTGCTGGAGTTGAATCCTGAGGAAGGGGGACTCCTGAGCCCTCGCTACCGGTCCATCACTGAGAGTCCCGAGCCCCAGGACATCCCTCTGTCAGAGGCTTCCTCCGAGGACCCCTGCGAGGAGCCTGACTGTGCCCTGTAA